AATCAACCGATGACCGATCCGGGAATAAGCGGTCCTGTTCCACGACCCCCTGGCTTCCATCCCTATCGCCCCGAGCGGGTGAACCGCGGCCGGTCCGGAAGGCCGGTGTCAGGCCGTCGCCGCGCCGGACGGCCTCGGGCCGGTGGAGCGCGCCGGCCCTTCTAAGGAGTATGTGCCATGGCGGCAGAGACGAAGACCACACTGAGCGTCATCAAGGCCGATGTGGGCGGGTTCGTGGGCCATACGAACTGCCACATAGAGCTTCTGGACACGGCCAAGGCAAGGCTCGAGAACGCAAAGCACAAGGGCGAGATAACGGACTTCCACGTCCTTCGCTGCGGTGACGACATCGAGCTCATCATGACCCACCGCCAGGGGCGCGCAAGCCCCGTGGTCCACAGGCTCGCGTGGAAGACCTTCCGGGCCTGCGCCGAGCTCGCCGCCGAGCTAAAGCTCCACGGCGCGGGCCAGGACCTGGTGGGCGGGGACTTCGACGGCGACATAGGGGAGCTCGGCCCGGGCGTGGCCGAGATGGAGTTCGTCGAGCGCGAGAGCGAGCCCGTGGTCGTCTTCATGGCCGACAAGACGAGCGCCGGGGCCTGGAACCTGCCGCTCTACAAGGTCTTCGCAGACCCCTTCAACACGGCGGGACTCGTGCTCGACCCGGTGATGATGGAGGGTTACTCCTTCAGGGTGCTTGACGTGGAGTCGGGTCGCAGCGTGACGCTTCGCTGCCCCGACGAGCTCTACAGGCTCCTGGCGCTCATAGGCACGACCTCGAGGTTCATGGTCTCCGAGGTGCTCCGCAACGGCGACGGCGAGGTCGCCGCCGCCGTCTCTACGCAGAGGCTCGCAAGCCTTGCGGGGAGATACATCGGCGAGGACGACCCCGTGATGATCGTGCGCTGCCAGGACGGCATGCCCTCGGTGGGCGAGGCCATGGAGCCCTTCGCCTTCCCCCATCTCGTCGAGGGATGGCTTCGCAGCTCCTTCAACGGTCCGCTCATGCCCGTGCCCTTCTACGAGGCAAACCCCCTGCGCTTTGACGGCCCCCCGCGGGTGGTCGCCGCCGGGTTCCAGGTATCGAAGGGTAGGCTCATAGGTCCCCACGACATGTTCGACGACCCGAGCTTCGACCTGGCAAGGCGCAGGGCCGTGAGGACGGCCGAGTACCTGCGCCGCCACGGCCCCTTCCAGCCGCACAGGCTCGGGGCCGGAGGATTGCGCTCCAGTTCCGTGCCCTCCGTTGTCGAGTCCCTGGAGGAGCGCTTCGAGGGGCCGTGACGGACCGGGAAGGCGCGGGGCGCACCGGCGGGGCCGCGGGCGGGCTTTCGACAAAGGCGGCTGCAGGCGGCCCCGCCCACGGGGACGGGGCCGGGAGAAGGACTGGCAAGGCCGACAACAATCCGGTCCTTGCGGCCGGAAAGCTCCCCATGGCCGTGCTCGAGGGGCTCCTTCGCCGCTACGTCCCGTCGCCGCCCCCTATGGGTCGGCGCGGCTTCGCTCGGGGTGTTGCCGCAAGGAGAGCGGAGTCCCTGCGCAGGGTCGTCGTGGGCCCCTCGGTGGGCGTCGACGCGGCGGCCATCGACTTCGGCGACGGGTACCTGCTGGCCAAGACCGACCCCATAACCTTTGTGGCCGAAGACATAGGCGCCTACGCCCTCGATGTGAACTGTAACGACATCGCCGTCATGGGAGGTGTGCCGCGCTGGTTCCTCGCCACCGTGCTCGTGCCCCCGGGGAGCGGGGCCGCCGATGTGGAGCGCGTATTCGCCGGGCTCTCGCGGGCCTGCCGCCGTCTCGGCGTGGCGCTGTGCGGCGGCCATACGGAGGTGACGCCCGCGGTCACGGCGCCGGTGGTGGTCGGGGCGATGCTCGGCGAGGTCGGAAAGGACGGTCTCGTCACCTCCAGGGGCGCAAGGCCCGGAGACGTCCTGCTCCTCACAAAGGGTATCGCCATAGAGGCGGCGAGCATCCTTGCAAGGACCATGGGCGGGGAACTCGCCCGTAGACTTTCGCCGCGGCTTGTAGGGCGTTGCCGCGACCTCGTGAAGAGACCGGGCATAAGCGTGCTCAGGGACGCGCAGACGGCGCTCGCCCACGGCAGGGTCCACGCCATGCACGACCCCACCGAGGGGGGCCTGGCCACGGCGCTCCGCGAGCTGGCCGCCGCCTCGGCCGTGGGCGTGGAGATCGAGTACGAAAAGATACCGGTCCTGCGAGAGGCCGGGATCCTTCTCGAACACCTCGGCCTCGATCCCATGGGCTCCATCGCCTCGGGGGCGCTCCTCATAGCCGCCGAGCCCGGCCAGGCCGAGGCCATTGCAAAGGGGCTCAGGTCGGCCCGCATAAGGGTCGCGGCCATAGGGAGGGTGACCCGCAAGCGCGACGGCGTCATGATGCGCCGCGGCGGCAGGCTCGGCGCCCTGCCCCTCTTCGAGCGTGACGAGCTGGCCAGGCTCTTCGGGTGAGCCCCGGGCCGGCCCGGCTTGAAAAGACTTTCAACGGACCTGTCTCAAGTTCCAAGGAGGTGTTGATGATGAAAGGCACCAAGAGGTACACTCCGAGAAAGGCCATGGATACCGCCACCGACCCGTACCTCAACAGGCAGTCTCCCCGGGAGAACTCGGTCTGCCGCCAGTGCGGCGCCGTCTTCCACAACAAAAGGTGGTACACTTCCGAGCAGGCCCGGCCCCAGGCCGGCAAGGGCGGGATCGATGTGCTCTGTCCGGCCTGCCAGAAGATAAAGGACAGGTTCGTCGGCGGAGTCGTGACCCTTACGGGCCGCTTCCTCGCCGAACACCGCGACGAGATACTCAAGCTCATCTACAACAAGGAGGAGCGCTCCAAGCAGTACAACCCCCTGGGGCGCATCATAAGCATACACGACATGAAAGACCGCATCGAGATAACGACGACGACCGACAAGCTGGCCCAGAGGATAGGCCAGGTGCTCAACAAGACCTACCAGGGCAAGGTCACCTACAAGTGGAGCGACGACGTGAAACTGGCCAGGGTCCAGTGGTCCCGCTGACCTACTTTCTTTTTGAAAAAAAGAAAGTAGGCAAAGAAAAACCGATGATTCTTGAGGGGCAGGGAGACAAAGGCCGTGTTCCCCTGGGGGTCGCGACGTCTACCTGATCTTATCGGCCCGCCGGCCGTTGGGCCGCAAAGGCGTAAAAAGGCCCGCCTGGCGCGGGCCGACGGCCAGGGGCCGCAACCTCCGACCTGCTTTCTTTTTGAAAAAAAGAAAGCAGGCAAAGAAAAACCGATGATTCTTGAGGGGTCAGGGAAACAAAGGCCGTGTTCTCCTGGGGTCGAGACGTTTAGCTGATCTCATCGGCCCGCCTGGCGCGGGCCGACGGCCAAGGGCCGATAAGGCGAGAAGGTTTCACCCCCTCACGCCGGAGCTCGTCCGCCGTGGTCGGGGCGCCGGGGTCTTCCATATTATGATCGAAGCACGACTTTACGACACCGAAGAGGGCGGCAGGGTGGTCTGCCGCCTCTGCGCCTTCCGGTGCAGGATAGCGCCGGGCAAGCGGGGCGTCTGCGGCGTGCGCGAAAACCGCGACGGCAGGCTCTACTCGCTCGTATACAACCGCCTCATAGCCGGACATGCCGACCCCGTCGAGAAAAAACCCCTCTTCCACTTCATGCCCGGTTCCGTCTCCTACTCCGTATCGACGGTGGGGTGCAACTTCCGCTGTCTACACTGCCAGAACGCCGATATCTCGCAGATGCCCAGGAACATGAAGAAGATCCTCGGCGACGAGGTGAGTCCCGACGAGATCGTCGCTACGGCCGTGGCGGCCGGAGCGCAGAGCATCTCCTACACCTATACGGAGCCGACCATATTCTTCGAGTACGCCTTCGATACCATGAAGCTTGCCCGCGAAAAGGGGCTCGGAAACATCTTTGTCACGAACGGTTACATGACGGGGGAGTGTCTCGACGAGCTCAAGGGACTGCTCGACGCAGCCAATGTGGACCTCAAGAGCTTCAGCGACGACTTCTACAGGAAGGTCTGCGGCGCAAGGCTTGCCCCGGTGCTCGACTCCATCGAGTACATGCACGGCATGGGCGTATGGCTGGAGATCACGACACTGGTCATACCGACCAGGAACGACTCGCCCGAGGAGCTGCGCGGGATCGCCCGGTGGATAGCCGCCCTCGACAGGTCCATACCCTGGCACATAAGCGCCTTCCACCCGGCCTACAGGCTTGCGAATCTGCCGCGCACTCCCGTCTCCGTCCTCGACCGGGCCCGCGAGATCGGACTCGAAGAGGGCCTCTGCTACGTCTATACGGGCAATGTTCCCGGCGACCCGGGAGAGAACACGTACTGCCACCGATGCGGCGAGGCCGTCATAAAACGGTGGGGCTTCACCGTGCGGGAAAACCTCGTGAAAGAGGGGAGGTGCCCCTGCTGCGGCGAAGAGGTGGCGGGCGTCTTCGATGCGCCGCCGGCGGGGACTCTCTGAAAAGACTCCCCCTTACTCCTTCTTTCCCTTCATGTAGAAGACGAGCACGGCCATGACCATTGCGATGGCGACGGCGAAGAGGAGGGTAGAGTGGGGGTCTTTCCACTGGGTCACGTGTTCGAGGAAGGTTACGGCCAGCATGAGGGCGATGACGCTGGAGAGTTTCCTCTTGAGGTCGTCGAGGTTGTTTATGACGAGCCACGAGGGCATGTCGAGGGTGCCGATGAAGAGCTCGTAGATGGCCACGGCGAATATGTAGAGGATGACCGCCAGGAAGAAGGCGTCGAGTACGGCCACCATCTGGGCCGTCACCACCGCCGCCCCTTCGATCTCGCCCAGATGGGCGAACATCTTGAAGACGGTGACCGCCGTCTTGACGGTCACCCACACAAAGAGCGAGACCGAGGCCGCGAGCGTGGAGATGACGGCGAGCAGCACGATGTAGCGGGACTTTTCGAGCAACCGTTTCACTGTCCGTGGTCCTCCGTTAAGGGCTGTGGGCGGCGGCGCCCATGGGGGAAATGGACTATAGCACAGCTTGAGGCGATATTCAAAGCATCTCTTGGATGGAGCAGTCGGGAGGGTTGAGTTATGCTCGTCGAATTCAGCGTAGCGCCTCTGGGGGCCGGCGAGAGCCTGAGCGCATATGTGGCCCCGGTCATGAAGCTCATAGACGAGAGCGGCCTGCCCTACAAGGCCGGTCCCATGGGCACGGTCGTCGAGGGTGAATGGGACGAGGTGATGGCCCTTGTGAAACGCTGTCATCACGAAATCCTGAAGGAGGCGCCGAGGGTTCTTACGTCCATACGGATTGACGACAGGCCCGGCAGGCCCGCCGGCAGGCTCACCGAAAAGGTCCGCTCCGTGGAGAAGAGGCTCGGCCGGGAGCTCCGCAAGTAAGGGGCATGGACTCTCTTTCGGGTTTCATCGAGGCCGCGGATCCTTTCATGAGGGCCTTCATCCCCCTCTTCGTCGCCATGGACGCCGTGGGCATACTGCCCATATACATTGGACTCACCTCGGGGCTTGACGAAAGGGAGCGCCGCCGCACCCTCTTCTACTCCATAGTGACGGCCACCCTCATAACGCTCTCCTTTCTGCTCGTCGGCAAGGCCGTATTCATACTGCTCGCCATCACGGTGGCCGACTTCCAGATAGCGGGCGGCCTGGTGCTCCTCTCCATAGCCATAGTCGATATCGTCCAGACCACGCGCGGCGCCGCCGCCGAGGGCCGTCCCACCAGCGCCGTCGGCATAGTGCCCATAGGCACGCCCATCATAGCCGGTCCCGCCGTGCTGACGACCCTCATAATGCTCCACGACCTCTACGGCTTCACCGTGACGGCCTCGGCGCTGGCCGCCAACCTCCTCATCAGTTGGGTCGTCTACGCCTTCGCCGACCGCATCATCAGGGTCATAGGCGAAAACGGCGCGCGGGGCATCTCCAAGGTCGTCTCGCTGCTGCTCGCTGCCATAGCGGTCATGATAATCAGAAGGGGGCTGGAAGGGCTCGCCGCCGGGGGGTAGAGGCGGCCGGGCCGGTAAGAGAGGGATTATCCCGGGGCGTCCCTTCCTCGAAAAGGGTTCCTCGGGGGAGCAAACCGGGCCTCCCGGAACGTCAAGAGCTGCGATTTGTCATTGTCTTGCCGCTCCGGCCGTTATAGACTGAGATGAGGACGGCGGGCCGCAGCGGCGGCAGCCGCAGGCCCTCTCCGTTACGAGACCTTCAGCAAGGAGCCGAAAGACCGATATGCTCAACCTCTTCCTCTTTCTCCACATCATGGCCGCCCTCTTCTGGGTGGGCGGCATGCTCTTTCTGACCATCGTAGTTGCGCCCTTTCTGCTGCGGATGGAAGACGCCAGAGAGCGCTCGGCCGTATACCAGGAGGTGGGATCGCGCTACAGGTTCTGGGGGTGGATAGCCATAGCCACGCTACTGGTGACGGGACCGCTCAACCTCTACTTCCTCGGCGTGTCTCCGTCGCTCATCTTCGACGCCTCCTTTCACACCACCACCTACGGCAAGGTCCTGATGGCCAAGCTCACTTTCGTCTCCATCATCGTCGTCTCGAGCCTGCTCCACGACTTCTGGCTCGGCCCGCGGGCGCGCAGCTCGCCGCGCTTTTCAACGCTCGCCCGCATATTCGGCCGCAGCAACCTTGCGCTGGCTATCGTGATCGTAATCCTCGCCGTGCTGCTCCGTACAGGCGGCGGGTGATCTCCCGCGGGGGAGCCTTTTTTATTCCGGCCCGCCCGTGCTCTCGGGGAGGCAGGGCCGCAAGGGCGCGGCAAACCCCGCTGAGTCTTCCGGGAAGCGCCCGGTGAGAGAGGACTCTTATGGCGCACAGGTTCGATCCGGCCATGGCCGGAAGGCTCATGAGTGAAGAGCGGTACGGGCGGCTCGACCCCGTGAAGTTTCTGAAGGGGGCCGGCCTGGCCCCCGGCGACTCGATGGTCGATCTCGGCTGCGGCCCCGGCTTCTTCGCCCTCGCCGCCTCAGCCGTCGTCGGTCCCGAGGGGAGGGTCTGGGCCCTCGACGTGGAGCCGGAGATGCTCGGCCATCTCCGCCGCCAGGGACCGCCGCCCAACGTCTTTCCCCTCGTCTGCCCGGAATCGGAGCTGCCGCTTCGCGGCGGCTGTGCCGACTTCGTGCTCCTCGCCTTCGTCATCCACGAGGCCGCAGAGCCCCTCCGCCTTCTCCGCGAGGTCCGGCGGGTGATGAAGCCGGGCGCCGCGCTCTGCATACTCGACTGGGAGAAGGTTGACGAGGACGAGGGGCCCCCTCTGGAGGAGCGCATGGCCGCCGCCGAGGCCGAGGCCCTCGCGGGGCGGGCGGGCCTTTCGGTGACGGAGAGGACCGCGCCCGACGGGAGCTGGTACGCCGTAAGGGCCGTAAGACCGCTCGCCGCACCCTGATTGCCCGGCGGGAAGCTTTCGAAAAGGGGCCGCAGAGCTACGGCTGACCAAAAGGAGGTCCGTCAAATGGAAGTGAAGATCGGCTCTACACTCGTCTCGCTCGTCCAGGGCGACATAACGGACGAGGAGACCGACGCCATAGTCAACGCCGCCAACTCCCGGCTCGCTGGCGGAGGCGGCGTGGACGGCGCCATCCACCGCGCCGGGGGACCGGCGATAATGGAGGAGTGCCGGCGCATAGGCGGCTGCCCCACGGGCTCGGCCGTTACGACCACGGCGGGCAGGCTCAAGGCCAGGCGGGTCATCCACACGGTGGGACCGATCTACAGGGACGGCACCCGCGGCGAGCGTGAACTGCTCGCCTCGGCCTACCGCTCGAGCCTCGAAAAGGCGCTTGATGAGGGGCTCAAGAGCGTGGCCTTCCCTTCCATAAGCACCGGCGCATACGGCTATCCCATCGACGAGGCCGCC
This sequence is a window from Deltaproteobacteria bacterium. Protein-coding genes within it:
- a CDS encoding DUF4149 domain-containing protein, translating into MLNLFLFLHIMAALFWVGGMLFLTIVVAPFLLRMEDARERSAVYQEVGSRYRFWGWIAIATLLVTGPLNLYFLGVSPSLIFDASFHTTTYGKVLMAKLTFVSIIVVSSLLHDFWLGPRARSSPRFSTLARIFGRSNLALAIVIVILAVLLRTGGG
- the amrS gene encoding AmmeMemoRadiSam system radical SAM enzyme — translated: MIEARLYDTEEGGRVVCRLCAFRCRIAPGKRGVCGVRENRDGRLYSLVYNRLIAGHADPVEKKPLFHFMPGSVSYSVSTVGCNFRCLHCQNADISQMPRNMKKILGDEVSPDEIVATAVAAGAQSISYTYTEPTIFFEYAFDTMKLAREKGLGNIFVTNGYMTGECLDELKGLLDAANVDLKSFSDDFYRKVCGARLAPVLDSIEYMHGMGVWLEITTLVIPTRNDSPEELRGIARWIAALDRSIPWHISAFHPAYRLANLPRTPVSVLDRAREIGLEEGLCYVYTGNVPGDPGENTYCHRCGEAVIKRWGFTVRENLVKEGRCPCCGEEVAGVFDAPPAGTL
- a CDS encoding YqhA family protein: MTAFHKGHHLVPFTLDDRAHGTGLVGQAALVYELHDRGHICAQALAGPQRRYAEFDEHNSTLPTAPSKRCFEYRLKLCYSPFPPWAPPPTALNGGPRTVKRLLEKSRYIVLLAVISTLAASVSLFVWVTVKTAVTVFKMFAHLGEIEGAAVVTAQMVAVLDAFFLAVILYIFAVAIYELFIGTLDMPSWLVINNLDDLKRKLSSVIALMLAVTFLEHVTQWKDPHSTLLFAVAIAMVMAVLVFYMKGKKE
- a CDS encoding MTH1187 family thiamine-binding protein; the protein is MLVEFSVAPLGAGESLSAYVAPVMKLIDESGLPYKAGPMGTVVEGEWDEVMALVKRCHHEILKEAPRVLTSIRIDDRPGRPAGRLTEKVRSVEKRLGRELRK
- a CDS encoding O-acetyl-ADP-ribose deacetylase — protein: MEVKIGSTLVSLVQGDITDEETDAIVNAANSRLAGGGGVDGAIHRAGGPAIMEECRRIGGCPTGSAVTTTAGRLKARRVIHTVGPIYRDGTRGERELLASAYRSSLEKALDEGLKSVAFPSISTGAYGYPIDEAARTALETVVDFVRTHEGLELVRFVLFSERDLRVYEAALRELTS
- a CDS encoding fructose 1,6-bisphosphatase; the encoded protein is MAAETKTTLSVIKADVGGFVGHTNCHIELLDTAKARLENAKHKGEITDFHVLRCGDDIELIMTHRQGRASPVVHRLAWKTFRACAELAAELKLHGAGQDLVGGDFDGDIGELGPGVAEMEFVERESEPVVVFMADKTSAGAWNLPLYKVFADPFNTAGLVLDPVMMEGYSFRVLDVESGRSVTLRCPDELYRLLALIGTTSRFMVSEVLRNGDGEVAAAVSTQRLASLAGRYIGEDDPVMIVRCQDGMPSVGEAMEPFAFPHLVEGWLRSSFNGPLMPVPFYEANPLRFDGPPRVVAAGFQVSKGRLIGPHDMFDDPSFDLARRRAVRTAEYLRRHGPFQPHRLGAGGLRSSSVPSVVESLEERFEGP
- a CDS encoding MarC family protein, yielding MDSLSGFIEAADPFMRAFIPLFVAMDAVGILPIYIGLTSGLDERERRRTLFYSIVTATLITLSFLLVGKAVFILLAITVADFQIAGGLVLLSIAIVDIVQTTRGAAAEGRPTSAVGIVPIGTPIIAGPAVLTTLIMLHDLYGFTVTASALAANLLISWVVYAFADRIIRVIGENGARGISKVVSLLLAAIAVMIIRRGLEGLAAGG
- a CDS encoding methyltransferase domain-containing protein encodes the protein MAHRFDPAMAGRLMSEERYGRLDPVKFLKGAGLAPGDSMVDLGCGPGFFALAASAVVGPEGRVWALDVEPEMLGHLRRQGPPPNVFPLVCPESELPLRGGCADFVLLAFVIHEAAEPLRLLREVRRVMKPGAALCILDWEKVDEDEGPPLEERMAAAEAEALAGRAGLSVTERTAPDGSWYAVRAVRPLAAP